One window of Ralstonia pickettii DTP0602 genomic DNA carries:
- a CDS encoding nucleoside-triphosphate diphosphatase (K02428: rdgB; dITP/XTP pyrophosphatase [EC:3.6.1.19]) has protein sequence MQRLVLASNNPGKLREFGTLLAPLGFDVVPQGELGIPEAEEPFATFVENALAKARHASRLAGLPALADDSGICVQALDGAPGVYSARYAQMAGKAKSDAANNAHLVSQLAGKLNRHAYYYCVLVFVRHAEDPCPVIAEGLWHGEVVDAPRGAGGFGYDSHFLLPGAGKTAAELSPEEKNAVSHRAQALRALVARLQAEAAESPGQ, from the coding sequence ATGCAACGCCTGGTACTGGCCTCCAACAACCCCGGCAAGCTGCGCGAGTTCGGCACGCTGCTGGCGCCGCTCGGCTTTGACGTGGTGCCCCAGGGCGAACTGGGCATCCCCGAGGCCGAAGAACCCTTTGCCACCTTCGTCGAGAACGCACTCGCCAAGGCGCGCCATGCCAGCCGCCTGGCCGGCCTGCCCGCACTCGCGGACGATTCCGGCATTTGCGTGCAGGCGCTGGACGGCGCGCCCGGCGTCTATTCGGCGCGCTACGCGCAGATGGCGGGCAAGGCCAAGTCGGATGCGGCCAACAACGCGCACCTGGTGTCGCAGCTCGCCGGCAAGCTGAACCGCCACGCATACTACTACTGCGTGCTGGTATTCGTGCGCCACGCGGAAGACCCGTGCCCGGTCATTGCCGAAGGCCTTTGGCACGGCGAAGTCGTCGACGCACCGCGCGGCGCGGGTGGCTTTGGCTACGACTCGCATTTCCTGCTGCCGGGCGCGGGCAAGACTGCTGCCGAGTTGTCGCCCGAGGAGAAGAACGCGGTCAGTCACCGTGCGCAGGCGTTGCGCGCACTGGTTGCACGGCTGCAGGCCGAGGCCGCGGAGAGCCCAGGCCAATGA
- a CDS encoding choline ABC transporter permease (K05846: opuBD; osmoprotectant transport system permease protein) has protein sequence MDLISYLQHSWPTLLKMTGEHLALVGSAVGLAILIGVPLGIVITRFRALATPLLALATIVLTLPSIALFGLMIPIFARFGHALGYVPAVTAVFLYSLLPIMRNTYTALANVDPGIQEAGRGIGMTTWQRMRLVDLPLAVPVILGGVRTAVVMNIGVATIAAIIGAGGLGVLILQAISQSNMSKLAVGAVLVSLLAIVADAFLQWLQRALTPKGIRL, from the coding sequence ATGGACTTGATCTCGTACCTGCAACACAGCTGGCCCACGCTGCTGAAAATGACCGGCGAGCACCTGGCGCTGGTGGGCTCGGCAGTGGGGCTGGCGATCCTGATCGGGGTGCCGCTGGGCATCGTGATCACGCGCTTCCGCGCGCTCGCCACGCCGCTGCTGGCGCTGGCGACGATCGTGCTGACGCTGCCGTCGATCGCGCTGTTCGGGCTGATGATCCCGATCTTCGCGCGCTTCGGCCACGCGCTCGGCTACGTGCCCGCGGTGACGGCGGTGTTCCTGTACTCGCTGCTGCCGATCATGCGCAATACCTACACCGCCCTGGCCAATGTCGACCCCGGCATCCAGGAAGCGGGCCGCGGCATCGGCATGACCACCTGGCAGCGCATGCGGCTGGTGGACCTGCCGCTGGCGGTGCCGGTGATCCTCGGCGGCGTGCGTACCGCCGTGGTGATGAATATCGGGGTTGCCACCATTGCCGCCATCATCGGCGCGGGTGGCCTTGGGGTGCTGATCCTGCAGGCGATCAGCCAGAGCAACATGAGCAAGCTGGCCGTGGGCGCGGTCCTGGTCAGCCTGCTCGCCATCGTGGCGGACGCCTTCCTGCAGTGGTTGCAGCGGGCGCTGACGCCGAAGGGGATCCGTCTATGA
- a CDS encoding protein serine/threonine phosphatase yields the protein MRFSVYQESRKGGRRINQDRMGYCFTRDALLMVLADGLGGHAHGEVAAQQALQTLARQFQAQARPTVRNPAEFLQDTIMLAHREIHRYAEAHRMADVPRTTVVCCLVQHGQIHWAHAGDSRYYLLRKGRLLTRTRDHSKIENLLQQERVLPMQVANHPERNKLYNCLGSPNLPLIDLGGPVRLEPGDVALLCSDGLWGSLEEPVVVDKLSRLSVVQAVPALIEQALQNAGEGADNTTGIAMMWELDSTTTGQDAVMTDTLPLNAFTTSILERTGSDSDLLSEEEIERSIAEIRAAIDKTSNLMR from the coding sequence ATGCGATTCTCTGTCTACCAGGAAAGCAGGAAAGGCGGCCGCCGCATCAACCAGGATCGCATGGGCTACTGCTTCACGCGCGATGCGCTGCTGATGGTACTGGCCGACGGCCTGGGCGGCCACGCCCATGGCGAGGTCGCCGCGCAGCAGGCGTTGCAGACGCTGGCCCGCCAGTTCCAGGCCCAGGCGCGCCCCACCGTGCGCAACCCGGCGGAGTTCCTGCAGGACACCATCATGCTGGCGCACCGCGAAATCCACCGCTACGCGGAAGCCCACCGCATGGCCGACGTGCCGCGCACGACCGTGGTCTGCTGCCTGGTACAGCACGGCCAGATCCACTGGGCGCACGCGGGCGACTCGCGCTACTACCTGCTGCGCAAAGGCCGGCTGCTGACGCGCACGCGCGACCACTCCAAGATCGAGAACCTGCTGCAGCAGGAGCGCGTGCTGCCGATGCAGGTAGCCAACCACCCCGAGCGCAACAAGCTCTACAACTGCCTGGGCTCGCCCAACCTGCCGCTGATCGACCTGGGCGGGCCGGTGCGGCTGGAGCCGGGCGACGTGGCCCTGCTCTGCTCGGACGGGCTGTGGGGCAGCCTGGAAGAGCCGGTGGTGGTGGACAAGCTCTCGCGCCTGTCCGTGGTGCAGGCAGTGCCGGCGCTGATCGAGCAGGCGCTGCAGAACGCCGGAGAAGGCGCCGACAACACCACCGGCATCGCCATGATGTGGGAACTGGACAGCACCACCACCGGGCAGGATGCGGTGATGACCGACACGCTGCCGCTGAATGCCTTCACCACGTCGATCCTGGAGCGCACCGGGTCGGACAGCGACCTCCTGTCCGAGGAGGAGATCGAGCGCTCGATCGCCGAGATCCGCGCCGCAATCGACAAGACCAGCAACCTGATGCGCTGA
- the rph gene encoding ribonuclease PH (RNase PH; tRNA nucleotidyltransferase; forms hexamers in Bacillus subtilis; phosphoroltic 3'-5' exoribonuclease; involved in maturation of tRNA precursors and removes terminal nucleotides near CCA acceptor arms of mature tRNAs~K00989: rph; ribonuclease PH [EC:2.7.7.56]), with amino-acid sequence MRPSGRAADALRSISLTRHYTRHAEGSVLCAFGDTKVLCTASVLAKVPPHKKGSGEGWVTAEYGMLPRATHTRSDREAARGKQTGRTQEIQRLIGRAMRSVFDLAALGEYTLHLDCDVLQADGGTRTAAITGAFVAAHDAVSAMLRDGLIAASPIRDFVAAVSVGMVDGVPVLDLDYAEDSSCDTDMNVVMTGSGGFVEVQGTAEGAPFSRADLDAMTRLAEAGIARLVQHQREALGLA; translated from the coding sequence ATGCGACCCAGCGGCCGCGCAGCCGATGCGCTGCGTTCCATCAGCCTTACCCGCCACTACACCCGCCACGCCGAAGGCTCCGTCCTGTGTGCCTTTGGCGATACCAAGGTGCTGTGCACCGCCAGCGTGCTGGCCAAGGTGCCGCCGCACAAGAAGGGCAGCGGCGAAGGCTGGGTCACGGCCGAATACGGCATGCTGCCGCGCGCCACGCACACCCGCTCGGACCGCGAGGCCGCGCGCGGCAAGCAGACCGGCCGCACGCAGGAGATCCAGCGCCTGATCGGCCGCGCCATGCGCTCGGTGTTCGACCTGGCGGCGCTGGGCGAATACACGCTGCACCTGGACTGCGACGTGCTGCAGGCCGACGGCGGCACCCGCACCGCTGCCATCACCGGCGCCTTTGTCGCCGCGCATGACGCGGTTTCCGCCATGCTGCGCGATGGCCTGATCGCCGCCAGCCCGATCCGCGACTTTGTCGCCGCGGTCTCCGTCGGCATGGTCGACGGCGTGCCGGTGCTCGACCTCGACTATGCCGAGGACAGCAGCTGCGATACCGATATGAACGTGGTCATGACCGGCAGCGGCGGCTTTGTCGAGGTGCAGGGCACCGCCGAGGGTGCGCCCTTCAGCCGCGCCGACCTGGACGCGATGACGCGCCTGGCCGAAGCCGGCATCGCGCGCCTGGTGCAGCACCAGCGTGAAGCGCTCGGCCTGGCCTGA
- a CDS encoding membrane protein, producing the protein MRIHSKKWLIVPAATAVAVLAGCAAPYSGGYSNTGYNAPPPGYQTPNTSQAPAGAVYYGRVESIEPITNTQGSSGILGTVIGGAAGGLLGHQVGGGRGQTAATIGGAVVGAVAGNQIEKRAGSSTQTAYRVNVRLDDGRVATVTQSNLGNLQVGMRARVANDMATPY; encoded by the coding sequence ATGCGAATCCATAGCAAGAAATGGCTGATTGTTCCGGCCGCTACCGCCGTCGCGGTGCTGGCTGGTTGTGCTGCGCCGTATAGCGGCGGCTACAGCAACACCGGCTATAACGCGCCGCCTCCGGGCTACCAGACGCCCAACACCTCGCAGGCACCTGCCGGTGCGGTGTATTACGGCCGCGTGGAATCGATCGAGCCGATCACCAACACGCAGGGCAGCTCAGGCATTCTGGGCACGGTCATCGGCGGTGCCGCCGGCGGCCTGCTGGGCCATCAGGTCGGCGGCGGGCGTGGGCAGACTGCGGCTACCATCGGCGGTGCAGTGGTCGGCGCCGTGGCTGGCAACCAGATCGAGAAGCGCGCGGGCAGCAGTACGCAGACTGCGTATCGGGTGAATGTGCGGCTCGATGATGGTCGCGTGGCGACGGTGACGCAGTCGAACCTGGGTAATTTGCAGGTCGGCATGCGGGCGCGGGTGGCTAACGACATGGCGACGCCGTACTGA
- a CDS encoding coproporphyrinogen III oxidase (catalyzes the oxygen-independent formation of protoporphyrinogen-IX from coproporphyrinogen-III~K02495: hemN, hemZ; oxygen-independent coproporphyrinogen III oxidase [EC:1.3.99.22]) produces MIPIIPAGSAPTASATPVDSKQLWLKPGQISLPGSPPLSLYVHIPWCVRKCPYCDFNSHAAPGADNHEIPEDIYLDALRADLEQSLPLVWGRPVHTVFIGGGTPSLLSAAGMDRLLSDIRALLPLDADAEITMEANPGTFEADKFASYRASGINRLSIGIQSFKDRHLQALGRIHGGAEARKAIEIAQASFDNINLDLMYALPGQTLEECRQDLETALSYGTTHLSLYHLTLEPNTLFAKFPPALPDDDSAYEMQDLIEARTAEAGYRHYETSAYARAHREARHNLNYWRFGDYLGIGAGAHGKLSFPHRVLRQMRHKHPATYMAQALAGNAVQEARDVGADELPFEFMLNALRLTDGVPASSFHDYTGLPLHTISKQLAEAETKGLLEADLTVIRPTELGRRFLNDLQEMFLKD; encoded by the coding sequence ATGATCCCGATCATACCGGCCGGCAGCGCGCCGACCGCTTCCGCCACGCCCGTCGACAGCAAGCAGCTCTGGCTCAAGCCCGGGCAGATCAGCCTGCCCGGCTCGCCGCCGCTGTCGCTGTACGTGCATATCCCGTGGTGCGTGCGCAAGTGCCCGTATTGCGATTTCAACTCGCATGCGGCGCCGGGTGCCGACAACCACGAGATCCCGGAGGACATCTACCTGGACGCGTTGCGCGCGGACCTGGAGCAGTCGCTACCGCTGGTGTGGGGCCGGCCGGTGCATACGGTCTTTATCGGCGGCGGCACGCCCAGCTTGCTGTCGGCCGCGGGCATGGACCGGTTGCTGTCGGATATCCGCGCGCTGCTGCCGCTTGATGCCGATGCCGAGATCACGATGGAGGCGAACCCCGGCACCTTCGAGGCCGACAAATTCGCCAGCTATCGCGCCAGCGGCATCAACCGGCTGTCGATCGGGATCCAGAGTTTCAAAGACCGCCACCTGCAGGCGCTCGGCCGCATCCACGGCGGCGCGGAAGCGCGCAAGGCGATCGAGATCGCGCAGGCGAGCTTTGACAACATCAACCTCGATTTGATGTATGCGCTGCCGGGACAGACGCTGGAGGAATGCAGGCAGGATCTGGAGACCGCTCTCTCGTATGGCACTACGCACCTGTCGCTGTACCACCTGACGCTGGAGCCGAACACGCTGTTCGCCAAGTTTCCGCCTGCATTGCCGGATGACGACAGCGCGTATGAGATGCAGGACCTGATCGAGGCGCGCACGGCGGAAGCTGGCTATCGGCACTACGAGACTTCGGCCTACGCCAGGGCGCATCGCGAGGCGCGCCACAATCTTAACTACTGGCGCTTTGGCGACTATTTAGGGATCGGCGCGGGTGCGCACGGCAAGTTGTCGTTCCCGCATCGTGTGTTGCGCCAGATGCGGCACAAGCATCCGGCTACCTACATGGCGCAGGCGCTGGCTGGCAATGCCGTGCAGGAAGCGCGGGATGTCGGGGCGGATGAGTTGCCGTTTGAGTTCATGCTCAATGCGCTGCGGCTGACTGATGGTGTGCCTGCGTCAAGCTTTCATGACTACACCGGGTTGCCGCTGCATACGATCAGCAAGCAGTTGGCTGAGGCGGAGACGAAGGGGTTGTTGGAAGCGGATCTGACTGTCATCCGGCCGACTGAGCTTGGAAGGCGGTTTTTGAATGACTTGCAGGAAATGTTTTTGAAGGATTGA
- a CDS encoding sulfate ABC transporter ATP-binding protein (K05847: opuA; osmoprotectant transport system ATP-binding protein) has translation MIELEQLTKSFPQKNGTEVRAVDAVSLKVPSGEICVFLGPSGCGKTTTLKMINRLIEPTSGTVRIEGEDTRGIDGVTLRRKIGYVIQQIGLFPNMTIEENIMVVPRLLGWDKKQCRERARELMAMVQLDPNLMLSRYPRELSGGQQQRIGVIRALAADAPVLLMDEPFGAVDPINRESIQNEFLQMQRQLGKTVIMVSHDIDEAIKLADKVAVFRRGKLVQFDHPDALLAHPADEFVQAFVGHDNTLKRLLLVRAGDAATMPPSCRPDMPLAEALGVMDDADVRHLPVVDDAQRALGYVTRRDARSGKGQCSEVMRPFAVTAAFDEHLRIVLSRMYQHNTSWLPVMGADGDYLGEVTQESIAGYLSSGRSRGQAAMMPSAAAMPSAAAPAPLRAAA, from the coding sequence ATGATCGAACTCGAACAACTCACCAAGTCCTTCCCGCAAAAGAACGGCACTGAAGTGCGCGCGGTGGATGCCGTGTCGCTGAAGGTGCCGAGCGGCGAGATCTGCGTCTTCCTGGGCCCGTCGGGCTGCGGCAAGACCACCACGCTGAAGATGATCAACCGGCTGATCGAGCCGACCTCGGGCACGGTGCGCATCGAGGGCGAGGACACGCGCGGCATCGACGGCGTGACCCTGCGCCGCAAGATCGGCTATGTGATCCAGCAGATTGGCCTGTTCCCCAACATGACCATCGAAGAGAACATCATGGTGGTGCCGCGCCTGCTCGGCTGGGACAAGAAGCAATGCCGCGAGCGCGCGCGCGAACTGATGGCGATGGTGCAGCTCGATCCCAACCTGATGCTCAGCCGCTATCCGCGCGAGCTGTCGGGCGGGCAGCAGCAGCGCATCGGCGTGATCCGCGCGCTGGCGGCCGATGCGCCGGTGCTGTTGATGGACGAGCCTTTCGGCGCGGTCGACCCGATCAACCGCGAGAGCATCCAGAACGAATTCCTGCAGATGCAGCGCCAGCTCGGCAAGACCGTGATCATGGTTTCGCACGATATCGACGAAGCCATCAAGCTGGCCGACAAGGTCGCGGTGTTCCGCCGCGGCAAGCTGGTGCAGTTCGACCACCCCGACGCGCTGCTGGCGCATCCGGCCGATGAGTTCGTGCAGGCCTTCGTCGGCCATGACAACACGCTCAAGCGCCTGCTGCTGGTGCGCGCCGGCGACGCCGCCACCATGCCGCCGAGCTGCCGCCCCGACATGCCGCTGGCCGAAGCGTTGGGTGTGATGGACGACGCCGACGTGCGCCACCTGCCGGTGGTGGACGACGCGCAGCGCGCGCTCGGCTACGTGACGCGCCGCGATGCGCGTTCGGGCAAGGGCCAGTGCAGCGAGGTGATGCGCCCGTTCGCCGTCACCGCGGCGTTCGACGAGCACCTGCGCATCGTGCTGTCGCGCATGTACCAGCACAACACCAGCTGGCTGCCGGTGATGGGCGCGGACGGCGACTACCTGGGCGAGGTCACGCAGGAATCGATCGCGGGCTACCTCAGCTCCGGCCGTTCGCGCGGGCAGGCCGCGATGATGCCTTCCGCCGCTGCGATGCCTTCCGCCGCTGCACCGGCACCGCTGCGCGCGGCCGCCTGA
- a CDS encoding serine/threonine protein kinase (K00924: E2.7.1.- [EC:2.7.1.-]): MTESKGTTQPKSAPLPVGTLLSNYRIVKKLASGGFSFVYLATDETGAPVAIKEYLPSSLARRNPGELIPVVPEENAAAFRLGLKYFFEEGRSLARISHPSVVRVVNFFRENATVYMVMNYELGKTLQEHVLAARQQGRAKVLREHFMRKVFHDLMSGLREVHIHKLLHLDIKPGNIYLREDESPILLDFGAARQTLTMEAARFQPMYTPGFAAPELYGKHSELGPWTDIYSLGATLYACMAGMPPQEANQREKDDRMGEAVLRLRSSYTNGLVDLVEWCLRLTPSERPQSVFRLQKELREQTNALGEQAAAQPPVPAERPAPTSRFLTLLRRRDEPAPGASVE; encoded by the coding sequence ATGACAGAGTCCAAGGGCACGACACAACCGAAGAGTGCACCGCTGCCCGTCGGCACGCTGTTGTCCAACTATCGTATTGTAAAGAAGTTGGCCAGCGGGGGGTTCAGTTTCGTCTACCTGGCCACCGACGAGACCGGCGCACCTGTTGCCATCAAGGAATACCTGCCGTCGTCGCTGGCGCGGCGCAACCCGGGCGAACTGATCCCCGTGGTGCCCGAGGAAAACGCCGCGGCGTTCCGGCTGGGCCTGAAGTACTTCTTCGAAGAGGGCCGCTCGCTGGCCCGCATCTCCCATCCCAGCGTGGTGCGCGTGGTGAACTTCTTCCGCGAGAACGCCACGGTCTACATGGTGATGAACTACGAGCTGGGCAAGACGCTGCAGGAGCACGTGCTGGCGGCCCGGCAGCAGGGCCGCGCCAAGGTGCTGCGCGAGCATTTCATGCGCAAGGTCTTCCACGACCTGATGAGCGGCCTGCGCGAGGTGCATATCCACAAGCTGCTGCACCTGGACATCAAGCCCGGCAACATCTACCTGCGCGAGGACGAATCCCCGATCCTGCTGGATTTCGGCGCCGCGCGGCAGACCCTGACCATGGAAGCGGCCCGCTTCCAGCCGATGTACACCCCCGGCTTTGCCGCGCCGGAGCTGTACGGCAAGCATTCCGAGCTGGGCCCCTGGACCGACATCTACAGCCTGGGCGCGACACTCTACGCCTGCATGGCTGGCATGCCGCCGCAGGAAGCCAACCAGCGCGAGAAGGACGACCGCATGGGCGAGGCAGTGCTGCGGCTGCGCAGCAGCTACACCAACGGCCTGGTGGACCTGGTCGAATGGTGCCTGCGCCTGACCCCGTCCGAACGCCCGCAGAGTGTGTTCCGGCTGCAGAAGGAGCTGCGCGAGCAGACCAATGCGCTGGGCGAGCAGGCCGCGGCCCAGCCGCCGGTGCCGGCCGAGCGCCCCGCCCCGACCTCGCGCTTCCTGACGCTGCTGCGCCGGCGTGACGAGCCCGCCCCCGGCGCAAGCGTCGAATAA